Proteins found in one Miscanthus floridulus cultivar M001 chromosome 4, ASM1932011v1, whole genome shotgun sequence genomic segment:
- the LOC136549255 gene encoding uncharacterized protein encodes MWATMLECHQCQCVIIKLASRSCDLKISFQSESQHQAGFLLSVELRKLCSNFQNWMASHKAYLCSLNMWLHKCMKPLKRRKVSRNRNTVDASLTETAVAPIFTTCEMWIKLLDDLPTADLEEAIEGLIADMSRSIPHKEKVPNDEAGGASHGPTDLHPSLLRFIEKLKAFSETSVEKYIDLQENVRVAKERIWIRKD; translated from the coding sequence ATGTGGGCTACAATGCTTGAGTGCCATCAGTGCCAATGTGTGATAatcaagttagcatccagaagcTGCGACCTGAAAATATCATTTCAGTCAGAATCTCAACATCAGGCTGGGTTTCTCCTCTCGGTTGAGCTGAGAAAACTATGTTCCAACTTCCAGAACTGGATGGCATCCCACAAGGCGTACCTCTGCAGCTTAAACATGTGGTTGCACAAATGCATGAAACCCCTGAAGAGGAGGAAGGTCTCCAGGAACCGGAACACCGTTGATGCTTCGCTAACGGAGACTGCTGTCGCGCCAATCTTCACAACCTGCGAGATGTGGATAAAGCTTCTGGATGATTTACCAACCGCGGACTTAGAAGAAGCCATCGAAGGTCTCATTGCAGACATGAGCCGCTCCATTCCTCACAAAGAGAAGGTGCCAAATGACGAAGCAGGGGGAGCAAGTCATGGCCCAACTGATCTGCACCCGAGTCTGTTGAGattcatagaaaagctcaaagccTTCTCAGAAACCTCAGTTGAGAAGTATATCGATCTGCAGGAAAACGTCAGGGTTGCAAAGGAGAGGATTTGGATAAGAAAAGATTGA
- the LOC136552963 gene encoding protein ROLLING AND ERECT LEAF 2-like, with protein MGVAPSRLEDDKVLVLCQERKRFVREALDGRCALAASHHAYILSLRETTSLLRKCFEPEVLKESIPNVSPPLLHVNHMNAGRNSMTAPAEVTAQSSFPAAREVSQNFENADGLRSLREEGIPEHSEGDDDFAELEDDFDNPSTEIRAPVFKNRNDVLVDNTHSPSQHASENIASQSTNSCSDNSKNKRTVIGRSKKPSTDVGNMVKNLNTCMKEIEILFFWACNSGKEVPRILEEDKIQFRPLLPEEIAHGSKPTSFLATLFACCREDVTVPESPPQAVMKYLTWHRSVSSQLSPSRISLGINAGSHISTLDRLYAWESKLYDEVKASGAICRRYDERCKKLRLQESRGGNQIDIDFTRASMKGLHSRVLVAVRKIGFISKNIEDVRDKYLQPQLDELIGWYVSVCIIVYRCMQKDAVPVHYNMTYRCVSCHNKICVILS; from the exons ATGGGGGTGGCACCTTCTAGGCTCGAAGATGACAAGGTCCTTGTGCTATGCCAGGAGAGGAAGCGTTTTGTTAGAGAAGCGTTAGATGGAAGATGTGCACTTGCAGCTTCTCACCACGCTTATATTCTGTCGCTGAGAGAAACCACTTCTCTTCTGAGGAAATGTTTTGAACCTGAAGTGCTGAAAGAGTCAATCCCAAATGTTTCGCCACCTCTTTTGCATGTCAATCATATGAATGCTGGGAGGAACTCCATGACAGCACCCGCAGAAGTAACCGCTCAGTCTTCATTCCCTGCTGCTAGAGAGGTCAGTCAGAATTTTGAAAATGCTGATGGTTTAAGGAGCCTCCGTGAGGAAGGGATCCCTGAGCACAGCGAGGGAGATGATGATTTTGCAGAGCTAGAAGATGACTTTGACAATCCATCCACTGAAATTAGGGCGCCCGTGTTCAAGAACCGGAATGATGTGCTTGTTGATAATACTCACTCACCTTCACAACATGCTTCAGAAAATATTGCTTCACAAAGTACTAATTCTTGTAGTGACAACTCCAAAAATAAGAGGACAGTGATTGGGAGGTCAAAGAAACCTTCCACTGATGTAGGTAACATGGTAAAAAATTTAAATACATGCATGAAAGAGATTGAGATATTATTCTTTTGGGCATGCAATTCTGGAAAAGAAGTCCCTAGAATTCTTGAGGAAGATAAAATCCAGTTCCGTCCTCTACTACCTGAAGAAATAG CACATGGATCAAAGCCAACAAGTTTTCTGGCAACACTGTTTGCTTGCTGTAGAGAGGATGTCACTGTTCCTGAAT CCCCTCCTCAAGCCGTGATGAAGTACCTTACCTGGCATAGATCAGTGTCTTCACAATTGTCACCATCTAGAATTTCTCTTGGGATTAATGCTGGCAGCCATATCTCCACACTTGATAGGTTGTATGCATGGGAGAGCAAACTTTATGATGAAGTTAAG GCTAGCGGCGCCATCTGCAGGAGGTATGATGAGAGATGCAAGAAACTGAGACTCCAGGAATCAAGAGGGGGAAATCAAATTGACATTGATTTTACCCGTGCTTCTATGAAGGGCTTGCATTCCAGAGTTCTAGTGGCTGTTCGCAAAATAGGCTTCATTTCTAAGAACATAGAAGATGTAAGGGATAAATATCTTCAACCACAGCTGGATGAACTAATTGGATGGTATGTCTCTGTCTGTATCATTGTCTATCGGTGTATGCAAAAAGATGCTGTTCCTGTGCATTATAACATGACATATAGATGTGTTAGTTGTCATAACAAGATATGTGTCATATTATCTTAA
- the LOC136549256 gene encoding uncharacterized protein, whose translation MYLRCVVHDSPLTWKSWLSLAELWYNTLVHSSLGCTPFKALYGYDANLGAIPTITPDTNPDVNEVIQNRKFHLQSLKEHLARAQNKMKQTADTKRTYFQFTVGDQVLLKLQPYTQSSAANRPFPKLAYKYYGPYTILQHLEAAKTIPLAVLERRMVKKGNAAVPQVKIQWTGLPASTSTWEDYYVVKTRFPDALAWGQADSRAGGGVKPA comes from the exons ATGTATCTCAGATGTGTAGTTCATGACTCCCCATTAACATGGAAATCTTGGCTGTCATTGGCAGAGTTATGGTACAACACCTTAGTGCACTCATCACTAGGTTGTACACCTTTCAAGGCCCTCTATGGTTATGATGCTAATCTGGGTGCCATACCAACTATTACACCAGACACCAATCCTGATGTTAACGAGGTCATTCAAAACAGGAAGTTCCATCTTCAGTCCCTGAAAGAACATCTAGCAAGAGCTCAAAACAAGATGAAACAAACTGCAGATACTAAAAGAACATATTTTCAGTTCACGGTGGGGGATCAGGTCCTGCTGAAACTACAGCCCTATACTCAATCATCTGCGGCCAACAGGCCCTTCCCAAAACTGGCTTACAAGTACTATGGCCCTTATACCATTCTTCAGC ATCTCGAAGCTGCAAAAACGATTCCTCTGGCAGTACTGGAGCGCcgcatggtgaagaagggcaatGCAGCAGTCCCTCAGGTCAAGATTCAGTGGACAGGGCTACCAGCATCAACATCAACCTGGGAAGACTACTACGTCGTCAAAACTCGTTTTCCTGATGCTCTAGCTTGGGGACAAGCTGATTCTCGCGCCGGGGGAGGTGTCAAACCCGCGTGA